Proteins from a genomic interval of Nasonia vitripennis strain AsymCx chromosome 3, Nvit_psr_1.1, whole genome shotgun sequence:
- the LOC100678418 gene encoding adhesive plaque matrix protein: protein MRLSRVIAGLVLLGFVLCSASAYEKCPNCGLGDGEDPCHCGETVVKAAKLQKPGYLASPEAINYALKYNQAGAYGVYGPAIPGYGAPVVPYAAPASVYGVPTYSPAYGASAPAYGATKLHLTNVLDPESRYEVGDGGKTYEELQHLLYRKPGTPVAPLFKPVGDLCHSDGKGKHYGSTYGNAKGPQKIVGVTPAYPGKTPCKCLPPAPPKVYGPPRTYAPSSPYGMLSHHYTHYAPAAQPVSKPVYGPAPPAYPAPKPYGPAPPPASYMPPKPYAHPAAPAYPAAKPVYGAPPAAYPAPAYPAPQPVYGPPAPAYPAPKPYGPTPAPYATPKPYVPPVAYPAPKPYAPAQPAPAAYAPAKPAYSPAPAAYAPVAKPAAYPAPPTVYSSTKTAYPSAAPAYATAAPAYSAKPAYSKTAYSTASHYGHDDDDNEALSFAEQEQLYKAQPTIPADPVSISLAYKNFLQTPSAKKYVPEDRLAYGHRQLPADGSIHKEIANVPEEKLLTVDKPIVELKSPAKCSSSSYGGYTNRYADDDGYGDLEALERETEEASERARGAYVSYSDLGYGPVSPVKNQFVTKTANVPSYATPAAYAVPAAAAYPSVPSVHLPCGPLGPTVPGYKPGAVLVEEKPAKACVEDDRDGYRYKDDSEEYGSYSSEDTGCSCKGGIIERLKPKCNKHKHERYSTNSSGIGTKMSFALRGVCLALALAVCSAHYLPPCDDELELPYKIELPAARPAYSPVYAVVPAPQPPPPPPAYDDCDEIVLVPGKPAPPAYAPPPPVYAPPPPPPAYAPPPPPPAYAPPPPPAYAPPPPPPPPPPPPSYGPPPPPAYGPPPPPPPPPPPPAYGPPPPPAYGPPPPPPPPPPPPAYGPPPPPAYGPPPPPPPPPPPPAYGPPPPPAYGPPPPPPPPPPPPAYGPPPPPAYGPPPPPPPPPPPPAYSPPPPPPPPPPPAAYGPPPPPAYGPPPPPPPPPPPAAYGPPPPPAYGPPPPPPPPPPPAAYGPPPPPAYGPPPPPPPPPPPPAYSPPPPPAYGPPPPPPPPAYAPPPPPAYGPPAPPPPPPPPPAYAPPPPPPAYAPPPPPPAYAPPPPPPKYSPAPIVVYGPPAPPPPPPAPKRKLCKIHVSTECDCKKY, encoded by the exons ATGAGGTTGAGTCGGGTAATAGCAGGCCTAGTCCTGCTGGGGTTCGTCCTCTGCAGCGCCTCGGCCTACGAGAAGTGCCCTAACTGTGGTCTCGGCGATGGCGAGGATCCTTGCCACTGTGGCGAGACCGTCGTTAAAGCAGCCAAGCTCCAGAAGCCCGGCTACCTCGCATCACCCGAAGCCATAAACTACGCCCTCAAGTACAACCAGGCCGGAGCTTATGGAGTCTATGGACCAGCGATTCCAGGATACGGAGCACCGGTCGTACCTTACGCAGCACCGGCTTCGGTCTACGGAGTTCCGACTTACTCTCCGGCTTATGGAGCTTCTGCTCCAGCCTACGGCGCTACCAAGCTTCACCTGACCAACGTCCTGGACCCCGAGTCGCGCTACGAGGTCGGAGATGGCGGCAAGACCTACGAAGAGCTGCAGCACCTCTTGTACCGCAAACCAGGAACGCCAGTTGCTCCCCT GTTCAAACCCGTCGGTGACCTGTGCCACTCTGACGGTAAGGGCAAGCACTACGGCAGCACTTACGGCAACGCCAAGGGGCCCCAAAAGATCGTAGGAGTCACCCCGGCGTATCCAGGCAAGACTCCCTGCAAATGCCTACCACCTGCGCCGCCAAAAGTATACGGACCACCGCGGACCTACGCTCCATCTTCGCCATACGGCATGTTGTCGCACCACTACACCCACTACGCTCCAGCAGCTCAGCCAGTGTCGAAGCCAGTCTACGGACCAGCTCCTCCAGCTTACCCAGCTCCAAAGCCATACGGACCAGCACCTCCTCCAGCCAGCTACATGCCACCGAAACCATACGCACATCCAGCTGCTCCAGCCTACCCAGCAGCCAAACCAGTCTACGGAGCACCTCCCGCAGCTTACCCAGCCCCAGCCTACCCAGCACCCCAACCAGTCTACGGACCACCTGCTCCAGCCTACCCAGCTCCAAAACCGTACGGACCAACTCCTGCGCCTTACGCGACCCCGAAACCCTACGTACCGCCAGTAGCGTACCCAGCTCCGAAACCATACGCTCCAGCCCAGCCAGCCCCAGCAGCCTACGCACCAGCCAAGCCAGCCTACAGCCCAGCACCTGCAGCATACGCACCGGTAGCCAAGCCGGCAGCCTACCCTGCTCCCCCGACTGTCTACAGCTCGACGAAAACGGCTTACCCATCGGCTGCCCCAGCCTACGCCACGGCTGCACCAGCCTACTCGGCCAAGCCGGCCTACAGCAAGACTGCCTACTCGACTGCATCACACTACGGACACGACGATGACGATAATGAGG CGCTATCCTTCGCCGAGCAAGAGCAGCTGTACAAGGCCCAGCCAACGATCCCAGCCGATCCAGTCTCGATCTCGCTGGCCTACAAGAACTTCCTGCAAACTCCGAGCGCCAAGAAGTACGTTCCCGAGGACAGGCTGGCCTACGGCCATCGCCAACTGCCCGCCGATGGTAGCATCCACAAGGAGATCGCCAACGTGCCCGAGGAGAAGCTGCTCACCGTCGACAAGCCCATAGTCGAGCTGAAGAGCCCAGCCAAGTGCAGTAGCTCGAGCTACGGTGGCTACACCAACCGctacgccgacgacgacggatACGGCGACCTCGAGGCTCTGGAGAGGGAAACCGAGGAGGCCAGCGAACGCGCACGCGGTGCCTACGTGTCTTACAG CGACCTCGGCTACGGACCAGTCAGCCCAGTCAAGAACCAGTTCGTCACAAAGACCGCTAACGTACCAAGCTACGCTACCCCAGCCGCCTACGCTGtcccagcagcagccgcctACCCATCAGTACCGAGTGTCCATCTCCCCTGTGGACCCCTGGGCCCAACCGTCCCAGGCTACAAACCCGGAGCAGTGCTCGTGGAGGAGAAACCCGCCAAGGCATGCGTTGAGGACGATCGAGATGGATACCGATACAAGGACGACAGCGAGGAGTACGGAAGCTACAGTAGCGAAGACACTGGCTGCTCCTGCAAGGGAGGAATCATCGAGCGACTCAAGCCTAAATGCAACAAGCACAAGCATGAACGGTAT AGTACGAACAGCAGCGGCATCGGCACCAAGATGTCGTTTGCACTTCGAGGAGTGTGCCTGGCTTTGGCATTGGCCGTATGTAGCGCTCACTACCTTCCGCCTTGCGATGATGAGCTCGAGCTGCCATACAAGATCGAG CTCCCAGCGGCGAGACCAGCGTATTCACCAGTCTACGCTGTCGTCCCAGCACCacaaccaccaccaccaccaccagcaTACGATGACTGCGACGAGATAGTGTTGGTGCCAGGCAAACCAGCCCCACCAGCTTACGCTCCACCGCCACCGGTTTACGCACCGCCACCACCGCCACCGGCTTACGCACCACCGCCACCGCCACCAGCGTACGCTCCACCGCCACCACCGGCTTACGCTCCACCGCCACCACCGCCAcctccaccaccaccaccgtcTTACGGCCCACCACCGCCACCAGCTTACGGCCCACCACCACCGCCACCACCGCCACCACCACCGCCAGCTTACGGCCCACCACCGCCACCAGCTTACGGACCACCaccaccgccaccgccgccaccaccaccaccggcTTACGgcccaccaccaccaccagctTACGGACCACCaccaccgccaccgccgccaccaccaccaccggcTTACGGCCCACCACCGCCACCAGCTTACGGACCACCaccaccgccaccgccgccaccaccaccaccggcTTACGGCCCACCACCGCCACCAGCTTACGGCCCACCaccaccgccaccgccgccaccaccaccaccagctTACAGCCCACCaccaccgccaccgccgccaccaccaccagcGGCTTACGGCCCACCACCGCCACCAGCTTATGGCCCACCaccaccgccaccgccgccaccaccaccagcGGCTTACGGCCCACCACCGCCACCAGCTTATGGCCCACCaccaccgccaccgccgccaccaccaccagcGGCTTATGGCCCACCACCGCCACCAGCTTACGGACCACCaccaccgccaccgccgccaccaccaccaccagctTACAGCCCACCACCGCCACCAGCTTATGGTCCCCCACCTCCACCTCCACCACCAGCTTACGCACCACCACCGCCACCAGCTTATGGCCCACCAGCTCCACCACCGCCACCACCTCCACCTCCAGCATACGCTCccccaccaccaccaccagctTATGCACCACCCCCACCACCTCCGGCGTACGCCCCACCCCCACCACCCCCGAAGTACTCGCCAGCTCCAATTGTCGTGTACGGACCACCAGCCCCACCTCCACCTCCACCAGCACCAAAGCGCAAGCTGTGCAAAATCCACGTTTCCACTGAGTGCGattgcaaaaaatattga